The Prunus dulcis chromosome 5, ALMONDv2, whole genome shotgun sequence genomic sequence TGTGCATCAGAAGGTCTTGGAGGATCATACCGCTTCCATCATAACGGGATTTCCATGACGGGATCCCATAGGGAATGCCATAGTCAGCAATGGCTAAGTCCTTGACATTGCCTGTTTCATCTCTACCTTTATTGTTCCAATATCCTTTGCCCTGAATTTCTCTTAGCCGaagattttcagttttcagaTCGTGTAACTGTCAGAGCACATACAAGGGTCAGTATTCGATAGGGGCATAATTATGTCTATGTATAGAAAGACACAATCTAATGTCCCATTGCAAGAAACCTGAGTTAACACTTCTTCTAGTGTTTTCTTTAAGAACTGAGAAATCATACCCTAATCTGTTACATGATCTTATTTAATGCTGAAGCAAGGGTCTTCATTGTTCATGTAGTGTATACAGCATTGTTTTCAATCTCAGTAGTAAAAGCACATGAAGGTTTTTGGTCTCTGTCTGTAGTTTGCATATGGTTAATCATTGAACTTAGGCAGTTAGTTTCAGAAGAAATTCATTAAGAAGGATAACTTTTTATAAGAACCAGAAGAGACTGCATGTGTACCCAACCTTTAACACGATCCAGTGATCCAAACCATATTGTTACGTCTTCATGATTTCCCTTTCTGCTCATTTTATGGATGAATGTTGAATGATATCTACAAATTTGAAAGTTCGGATCATTGGACCACCACTCTGGTTGCATGCAAGAGGATGATAAAATATTTACCTCGCTTGCTAGCAGTTCAATTTTAGCAATGGCCTTGTCATGCTCCTCTTCAAGTTCTGCTAATAtcaactccatcattttttgttctttaatgGCTGTTTGTAGATGTTCCTGAAGTTCTTTCCTATCCCATGCCAGATTCTCCAACTCAATTTGCATATCAAGTAAATGCCGTTCCAGCTGCGTGCATAGCAATAATTCTCATAAGTCAGGCATACTGTGAGAATGTGTAATATAGGAACTATAATAACAAGATAAAAGATTAATACAGTGGAataaaccagaaaaaaaaaaaaaaaatctacgAAATTGCAAGTAGGAACAAAAACTAAGAGCCAAACAACTGCAAATAACcatcaagaaaagaaagaacaggcatagtaaacaaacaaaaaccatcATCCTGGTCTGCAGCTAGTGCACAAATCTAACCACCCATTATCTTTACATGCTTTATTCCAAATATAATTACCTTACAGAGTCTAATAAGGAGAGATTTAACCTGCATAATGAAGAGTTAATTTCAAATAGAACTAACCTGACAGAGTTTTTTAAAGAGACACAAGAAGTGTATGCACGCACTCACACATGCAACCACTTTGACAGCTTTGAcagttaaataaattattcgCAGTATACAGTAAGTGCTGTATCAGAAGCATACTACAAGGATGGTTACAGTAACTTCTGTACAAAAAACACAAGGATGAGCATTCTCACCAAGTTTATCCTTCAGTTTCTACATATTGGCCAACTCATGTATATTTATTCTTCCTGCTTGTACATACAACGTACTCAAAATAGCATGcaatttccttctttttcttcaaaaccCTTCCTTCAACCCTGTTTCCATCTGTTTTACCTCTTTGGTTCATGGGTCCTTAATTGGAATTTAAACCTGAGTTGACATGGGCAACTTAATACTTCTCTCTTTGACCTAAACTTTTGTTACACAAAATGAGTGAGCATTCACTAGTTTGAGATTTTAGTAGAAAAATTGTGCTCAATCACCCAAGGAATAAAgcaatatataataataaatatttaaggAAGAAAACCgacaaagaaaggaaaaaaaagatgtgGTTAGAATGCCCATTTTTCTGAATCCCTATATTTGACATTTTTAGTAATAAGTACCAAACAACATGTCAGTCGACTCCCTTTAGACGATATGACATGCTCAATGTGGTCATtttcaccaaataaaaattcagaaatcaGGTTTGTATTCAAAATAGGAGACTAAAAGTTACTGAAAGCAGATAAAACTGACCTGTCTCTCCCTCTCTAAGGCAGTTAAAACTCGCCCAGGCAGAGATATAAGTGCAAATGTCCACATCGTTATTCTCCAGAATAGGTTCACATGGAAGCAGACTGATGCCATCATCAACTCTATGCATGTATGAACGATAATAAAAGTAGTTTTTATGCCAAACAAGCATAACAGcttgaaaagtgaaaaaggcCTAGTCACTAAGATTATTATGTTAGTTAGCAAATCAGAAACCAATGCCATCACATCCATGGGTATCAGTGCCTTTTCTGATCAACTATCTGTCCACAAGTTGCAAGACATTCTGTAGCCTTCATTTGAGTTCCTGATATCCTGCATAATCAATAACTCCTtcaaaaagaacagaaaaggaaacaagagaacaaaataaaatgataaaaaaagaatatgctAGATGGCCATCATGCAAGAAAAATGTAAAAGTGCAGGCAGCAATTTCCCTGATAGTTTTTGACAAACCACacaaattacaattaaaaaCTTCTCCAGCCAGATTATTCTAATGTAAGTCAGAAACTTTAAACCAAAGTACAAAAAGAGACAAACCACATAAACTTTGATTAGTAGTTCTTATTCGAGCTTTGtcttaaaattttaacatCACACTAAATGAAATTCAAAGTAAACAAGTAAGAAAGCAAAATATCATCTAGTTTCCAATACTAGAAATTAGCATCTTTCAAGTGTTTCATATACCTTTCTAATTTTCACTATCTAGGGGTGTGGTAAATGACCAATAGAGGTTGATGCAATAGATTTTCATTTTAACAACTTCGGCAATACTTTAACATCACTAGATGAAAATGATACCTACGGCATTTGTGGTCCgataaagttttttttccccttcctattttagagagagaaatgagaaaTGTTGGGGGGTGACTGGATagctaaaattaaaaaatcaaaaagcaTATGAtattaattttagtttttattttaaaaactattTTATGTCCTCTCTCCCTCAGCTTTCACCTCTTTTCTCTAATCTCATCTTCATCTGCCTCCTCTCTCTTTaattgtaaaaaagaaaaataagacaTGCAGATTATCAATCAGATCCTAAACAATACAGACTTTGGAGACTTTAAATTATGCAAATTTCCATCCTAAAGATAAGAGAATTCTTGTTCATTTATTATCAACTACACTTCTCATAAAATATGGTACTTTTCCATTCAAGTTGGTGAAGCGAGATTCTTCGCAGAAAATAATTCAATAGAACGATGATGTAAGCTAAAGAAGGTTTCAAGGCCAGACCCAATCAACCTACTATGATAACTATAATAAATTTCAGAAAGAGACAATAAGAGTAAAGAGTGAACAAAaccttaaaaaatagaaagaaagaaaaaaatgttcaACCACATCCGAATATGTTAACCGCAACAGACCACAACAAACTCCATCTCTGGACAAAATTTATGCAAAACACAGAAAACCCACATCCCTTAAATGTCATAGAATCAGGCAAGGAACCATCAAATGCATCCAGTaggaatttatttatttattttggtcaaGAGGGAGGCCGAGGcgatagaaagaaaaattaacaaaagaaaaattaacaaGGACATCATCCAATAGGAAAACTTTAAGAAATAAAGCTAGAGAGAATCGAAccaataattttaaaatgaccaATGCAGATATCCCAGGTATAACCAGAAAACGAAAGCAATATGagttaaagaagaaaaacagaaaacttaCAGAGCAGGACAGAGAGACAACGAGTTGAGCTTGAGCCTAGCCAaaacagagagacagagagagagagagagagagagagagagagagagaacaaaatgGATAAGTGCGGGGCTTGTTTGTATCAAAAGCCGTTGCGCAAGTGCAGAGGTGGCAGCGGGACCGTGCCCAATGACTGACACGTTTTTAGTGAAAGATAATACactatataattaaatttggaAGTGTCCTAGGCAATTGAAGTTTTGCTTTGAAAGGAAATTGATCGCAagccaaaaaatttcattatttaaaaaaaaggtttgtAATTCAAGTAGTTAaatagtatttattttttgaatatatggattttatttatatcgTAAGCTTTAAAGCAAAGATCTTCTAAATGGTAATTCAAGTGACTAAGAGCATTTACCTCTACATCTAAAACCAATTCAACTGTAATTTGTACGTAAGTTGCATGCAAATTTTTGTGAAATCTTATCAAATGACCACACTTGACATGAAGATAATAGACACTTAAAAGTTTCCTTCTAAAAATGGGTCTCCTAAATAAATCAAGAAACAAATTGGGCTTCATTCAATAAATAACCCAAAACCCGAATCATGTTATTTTCTAATAAACTCATACCATCCACATTTTGGCCTGTGATGAAATCAGGCCCGAAcacaattttatgtttttttatattcaattgTGGTCTCGAAGCATTTTAATGCAAAAGTATTTGACGGATATACAtgtatatctatatatacaGTTCTGATCTCCTGGATTACAGGagttcaagagatttgtggtcactcacggTTAgctgtaaattcaacggttcactcactcttgcactccttttaagaaatttttttgaactattggattaatatccaacgatGAGTGACTACAATCTCTTGAACTCATGTGGTCTAAGAGATCGGGgctgtctatatatataaagtaaaaggcagagaatggtgaaactgcccttggttaatgcaaacattaaaaattgaaattattaattaaataaggataatataataaattcgcactttttcatattttaaaaaattaaaattaaaagaaaaatcagataatgaatctatttttatagaacacaactatccattatcttttttaattctaaaataaattttaaattttaaataataataaagaataataaaaaaatcctcTCGCATGCGTGGAAAAGAGGCTAGTGTATTAtaagtgaaaattttatttaatgcaAGTGATATTGAGTAAAGGGGGAATCTAGCTGGACTTAGTCGCCAAGGAGGTGGATTCTTATTCAAGTGAGGTTAGGGATTGGTATGCATAAAGGCGAGTCCAATACACTTCAATGAAGGATATcctgattattattattattattattattattattattttggtcaaGGATATCCTGATTATATGGACCTCCAAAGTCCTTATGAGGTGTGAATAAGGAAATGTATATGATACTAAGGAAACCTTTTTAATGTCTTTAATAGGTGGATTTAATTAGGGTTTTGTATCAACATAAAAGGAGGTCCCTGCTCTCTTAGTAAGTGTCGTTCAAAATATCTATAGTCCCTATTGCTGgttgaacataaggaatcTACAAAGAGTAGACTTTCTTTTGAACTTTTTATCAATGACATCTTTAGGTATGTACTATTGCTATTAATATGTTGTTGTGTTTTGATAGTTTTTCTTCTTGATGTGATTCTAAGCGTGTATGCCTAAAGAATTTATGTAATAAGTTTACAGAGATGGCTTTCAATTTGTAACATCCTCGACAAAAGGGTATTCGTCTAATTCTCCTAAATATAGTTTATGATCTTCTCAAATGTTCTGCAATTTTCTGAATTCATTTTTACTATATATAGTTATACACCTTGGCAAATGAATGGAGAAAAAATAGGCTCTCAACATGCATGAATTTTTAAGCAGAACTTCAAGTCGCACGCAGTGCCATGATGGATAAAAAAGGCCTTTTTTATGACTAAGAATGCATGTAGAGAGGCTagttatataattaataactCAGTTTGTTTGTAAAGTATCACATTTAGTATATAGAGGCAAAGTGGcattttgtctattttatgCACAACATATGCAGCTCAACCTAAGGAATGCCAGCTCAAAACaagaattattatatttttcaaacaagGTTGAAATTTCCGACCTaggaaatggagaaaattGAGTATCAAATCTATTTAGAATCGCAATGCATGTGATTAATTAGTAcaaaaaataactgaaaggATGCTTTGAAATGTCCTCTTTTGTTGATCTATGAATCTTTTCAACAAG encodes the following:
- the LOC117629220 gene encoding uncharacterized protein LOC117629220, with translation MDVMALVSDLLTNIIILVTRPFSLFKLLCLFGIKTTFIIVHTCIELMMASVCFHVNLFWRITMWTFALISLPGRVLTALERERQLERHLLDMQIELENLAWDRKELQEHLQTAIKEQKMMELILAELEEEHDKAIAKIELLASELHDLKTENLRLREIQGKGYWNNKGRDETGNVKDLAIADYGIPYGIPSWKSRYDGSGMILQDLLMHKDAWGDESKTKTELLKILRNESISSGPIHPVMPEINLRHLDMSEVLDQRRGIAIKQSLFSAVLSLLVGIIVWQAEDPCMPLVVALFTVVGMSLKSVVQFFSTINNRPASDAVALLSFNWFILGTLTYPTLPKVAHMVALVALNFVDRALSLLGFSFFLA